The genomic stretch CAGAGCTCCTCGACCGGGCCGCGGCATGGCGGTCGGAAGGGCGCACGATCGCGCTCGCGAACGGCCTCTTCGACCTCCTCCATGTCGGCCACCTTCGCTACCTCGAGGCGGCTTCGCGCGAGGCCGACCGCCTCGTCGTCGCGGTGAACGCCGACGCGTCGGCGCGGGCGCTCAAGGGGCCGGATCGCCCGATCGTCCCGGAGGGAGAGCGGGCGGAGCTGATCGCGGGCTTCGC from Candidatus Polarisedimenticolaceae bacterium encodes the following:
- a CDS encoding adenylyltransferase/cytidyltransferase family protein gives rise to the protein MKVASRAELLDRAAAWRSEGRTIALANGLFDLLHVGHLRYLEAASREADRLVVAVNADASARALKGPDRPIVPEGERAELIAGFACVALVTIFAETSVAALLRALRPDVHCKGTDYTSDTVPEREIARALGIRVAITGDPKDHATRDLISRIRS